The proteins below are encoded in one region of Oncorhynchus clarkii lewisi isolate Uvic-CL-2024 chromosome 33, UVic_Ocla_1.0, whole genome shotgun sequence:
- the LOC139393119 gene encoding cAMP-dependent protein kinase type II-beta regulatory subunit-like encodes MSIEIPDGLTELLQSFTVEVLRNQPGDLLDFALQYFIQLKENRRGSAFDNARDSANGRPGGNVSSGRSVNFAEEAMQIDSENEEEDDDDDDDEEEFVAPVINRFLRRSSVCAEAFNPDDEEEEDKEPRITHPKTDEQRHRLQEACKDILLFKNLDPEQMSQVLDAMFEMSVEAGEHIIDQDDDGDNFYVIERGTFDILMKSDKVERVVGSYDNQGSFGELALMYNTPRAATIIATSVGALWCMDRLMFRRIIVKNNHKKRKMYEAFIESLPLLTSLQVSERMCVVDVLSSKTYSDGEQIIAQRATANCFYIVESGQVRITMNMSKLKKEEGEGVEEEVEIAMCTRGQYFGELALVTNKPRAASAYAVGNVKCLVMDVQAFERLLGPCMDIMKRNIVDYDEQLAALFGRNADIHDNDAA; translated from the exons ATGAGTATTGAAATCCCAGACGGACTGACGGAGCTGCTGCAAAGCTTTACAGTGGAAGTGTTGAGGAATCAGCCAGGAGACCTCCTGGACTTTGCCTTGCAGTATTTCATCCAACTGAAGGAGAATCGGAGAGGATCCGCCTTTGACAATGCCCGAGATTCAGCTAACGGTCGACCTGGTGGTAATGTTAGCAGTGGAAGATCGGTCAATTTTGCCGAGGAGGCAATGCAAATCGATTCGGAAAATGAagaagaagatgatgatgatgatgatgatgaggaggaattCGTAG CTCCGGTGATCAACAGATTCTTGAGAAGATCTTCAG TGTGTGCTGAAGCATTCAACcctgatgatgaggaggaggaggacaaagagCCCAGG ATCACCCATCCTAAAACCGACGAGCAGAGGCACAGACTACAGGAGGCCTGCAAAGACATTCTGCTGTTCAAAAACCTAGACCCG GAGCAGATGTCCCAGGTACTGGATGCAATGTTTGagatgtcagtggaggctggcgAACACATTATAGACCAGGATGACGATGGGGATAACTTCTATGTTATCGAAAG AGGTACCTTTGACATCCTGATGAAATCAGACAAGGTGGAGCGTGTGGTGGGTTCCTATGACAACCAGGGCAGTTTTGGCGAATTGGCCCTGATGTACAACACCCCCAGGGCTGCCACCATCATCGCCACCTCTGTGGGAGCCCTCTGGTGCATG GACCGACTGATGTTCAGGAGGATCATAGTAAAGAACAACCACAAGAAGAGGAAGATGTACGAGGCTTTCATCGAGTCTCTGCCCCTGCTCACATCTTTACAG GTCTCTGAGAGGATGTGTGTGGTGGATGTTCTATCCTCCAAGACCTACAGTGACGGAGAACAGATTATCGCTCAG AGGGCCACTGCTAACTGCTTCTACATAGTAGAGTCTGGCCAAGTGCGAATAACCATGAATATGAGCAAG TTgaaaaaggaggagggagaaggggtggaagaggaggtggagattGCCATGTGCACCAGGGGACAGTACTTTGGAGAGCTGGCTCTGGTCACCAACAAGCCCCGGGCTGCTTCAGCGTACGCTGTAGGAAACGTCAAGTGTCTAG tGATGGACGTGCAGGCGTTTGAGCGTCTGCTGGGCCCCTGCATGGACATCATGAAGAGGAACATCGTCGACTACGACGAGCAGCTGGCCGCGCTGTTCGGACGTAACGCCGACATTCACGACAACGACGCGGCGTGA